The DNA region GGAGATCCATGAGCTCACAACAGATGAACAATTTGTAGAAGGGGTATACAGGATTGAGTTTGACACCAGCTCTTACTGGAAGGGACTTGGCCTTTCTCCATTCCATGAATATGCTGATGTGAGTATTCCTGAATATGCCTTATGTCTAGTATATTCAGCAGAGCATctgcttaacaaaaaaaaaaaagtacatattCCTGTAATGCACAAAGAATAGCTTTATGCATTGCAGTGTTTCACCATATCATACATCATCATCTGGACAAAAGCTGCAATCCATACAAAGAGTTCCATTGTAagttaatgggccaaattctctgctagtgtaaatgggcaaaactccactgaagtcaatggagctgttcCCATTCACCCCAATTGAGAATATGACCCAAACTGGTGCATTATTCAAAAACattaaagatttaaaatgttctgcAATATGGAAATACAAAACGGAAATCTTTGCTGGGATGGATGCAAGGCTTTGGGGCCCCATAATGAATGGCATCAACATAAATTGGAAAAGGTCTCTATTTACACCAGAGGCATTTTCTTCGTTTCAATCGCAACTCCAGTTTCAGTAACCTGGAAATCACTGAAGTCTCTTCAATTTGATGTGTAGCCACAGAAAGTCAGACATATTATCCAATATTTTTTGCCTGCACGTCATTTGTTTGTAAGGTTCAAAGTGCATTTTTCCCCAGCTCACTTCTAAAGTATGTGACAGAGAAAACTGCAGCAAACATCTAGGAATAAAATtataaggaaaaggaaaaaacagcCTTATTTGCAGCTTGCCATTGAGTTCTCTTCACATTTCCTAAAAGACTGACTCAGCTATTCTGAGAACATCTACAATACATtgcaaatttcattttaaatcacaAGCTTGTTTTATATTACTAAGGCCTGTGCCTGCAAGATACTGAGTATGCTTCCACCGTCTTCTGAGACTTCTGAGAGCGCCACACAGGATAGAGGGgtaagggcctaatccaaagcccagtgaagtcagtgagacttttTCGACTGACTTCAAATGaactttggattaggccctgaaCCCTCTAATAGATACTTAGATTTATCAAGGCATTAATCTGTTAGAATATCTTGCATCTACTTTATTAGGTTTGCATAgttaataaaagagaaaacctGTAACTGAAAGAAATCACCCAAATACAACTCTAGGGAACACTTAATACTGAATCTAACACTGAGGTAGTTTTAGAGCATATATGTTGTGCTTCAGGCTTACAAGTATTTTCTTTTCCAGGTGGTTTTTACTGCTAATGATTCCGGACATCGTCATTACACCATTGCTGCTCTTCTCAGTCCCTTCTCTTATTCAACTACTGCTGTAGTCAGTAACCCACAGGAATAAATATACACCAAAATCATCCCCAAATATCCTCTATTGATAGAATTACCATAGGTTTTTAGGAGGAGGTTATTTCCTATAACTAATGGCATGCCTTTTTGCTACAGTAGTCCATCATTTTGTAACCTGGCTAAAAACTCAGGCAataaatgtttaaagaaaaaaacagttgtgATTTTCTCAGTGATGTTTTACATTGTTCAGAAGGAACACGTTTGTGTTGAAATGCAAAAGAAATGTtgtgtaaaaaaacccaacaacactgATTGGCCACTCAGAACACATCATCCTTGACTTGGTACAGTAATCTGTAACTGGGTCTCTTCCTACACTATTAGAAAACAGATCAATTCATTGTCTTATTCTGTGGTGTCTTGTGTTTGAAAGAAGATAACTTTTGCATGGTATGCAATGAATATCAAGAGCTATATTTACCTGTCAGCAAACATGCTTAAAACCCAGAGATAGCTGAACTAATTCTAATGAAATAagtcatatttatttattattagtatCATGGCAATGACACAAGACCAACTGacaatggggccccattgtgctaggtgctataaaaACACAGAAAAGACAAATCACAGCactaaagagtttataatctcaaCAGAAAAGACAGATGACAGGTAAGGGAAAGAAGTATAGCATATAAGCAAATTGAACAgaaagaacagccatgctgggtcacatcaaaggtccatctagctgagTATCGTGTTTTCTGGCAGTGGCCTACGCCAGATGCTCCAGacggaatgaaaagaacaggtaatcatcaagtgattcatcctctgtcacccattcccagcttctggtaaacagaggctaaggacatcgTCCTTGCCCATCTTGGtaaatagctattgatggacctatcctccatgaatttatctaattcttttttaaactctgttatagtcttggccttcacaacatcctctggatggagttctacaggttgactatgtgttgtgtgaaaaaacacttccttttgtttgttttaaacctgttgcctattaatttcatttggtgaaccctagttcttgtgttatgaagagtaaataacacttccttatttactttctccacaccagtcataattttatagacctctattatatcccaccttagtcatctcttttccaaactgaaaaatcccagtcttattaatctctcctcatttggaacccattccatacccctaatcatttttgttgcccttttctgaacattttccagttccaatatattttttttgagatggggcaaccacatctggatgcagtattcagaatgtggacgtaccatggatttatatagaggcaatacgatattttctgtcttatctttcccttccttaatgattcccagcattgtttgcttttttcactgctgctgcacattgagtggatgttttcagatatctatgcacaatgactccaagatctttcttgagttgtaatggcaaatttagaccccatcattttagatgtatagctgggattatgttttccaacgtgcattactttgcatttatcaacattgtattgcatctgccattttgttgcccagtcacccagtttcgtGAGATCCCCTTGTAGCTCTGTGCATTCTCCTTGGGATTTTACTATctggagtagttttgtatcatctgcaaattttgccatctcgctgtttaccctttttccagatcatttatgaatatatggaATAGGACTCATCTCAGtatagacccctgggggacaccactatttacctctctattctgaaaattgaccatttattcctaccttttgaccagttaccaatctatgaaaggaccttccctcttatcccatgacagcttactttgcttaagaacctttgatgagggatcttgtcaaaggctttctgaaaagctatgtatactatatccactggagcCCCCTGGTCTACATGCTTGTTcatcctctcaaagaattctcgtagattggtgaggtacgatttccctttacacaaACCAGCAAATTATGCTCATCtacatgtctgacaattttgttctttactacagtttcagccagtttgcccaGCACTGAGATCAgtgcttactggcctgtaattactGGGaacacctctggagcccttttaaaaaattgatgtcacattagctatcctccagtcatttggtacagaagctgatttaaatgataggttacaaactacagttagtagttctgcaatttcacatttgagttccttcagaacattTGGGTGAATACAATCTGGTTctggtaacttattactgtttagtttatcaatttgttccaaaacctcctcttatgacacctcaatttgggaaaGTACCTCAgaatgtcacctaaaaagaatggctcaggtttgggaatctccctcccatccttagctgtgaagaccgatgcaaagaattaatttagtttctatgccatggccttatcatccttgagcattgctttagcatctcgattgtccagtggccccactggttatttagcaggcttcttgcttctcatgtactttaaaaatatttgctattactttttgagtctttggccagCTGTTATTCAAATTCTTTATTGGCCttattatattttatatgtttACACTTCATttcccagagtttatgctcctttctattttcctcactaggatttaacttccactttttaaaggatacctttttgcctctcgttgcttcttttactttgttataAAGTTCATTATCGTGAACTTTTGTTCAAAATACTGAATGCATACAAACATTTGACAGAATTCAGTTAACATATGCCATTTTTAAATCTTCTCAAACAACTCTGCACTTGCCAAGTTCAGCTGGAAGTAGATAAAATGAAAGAAGGGTTGTCCCTATTTGAAACAAGAAAGtaccctaagtggccccctttgATGGCACTGTGAACTTATACCCAAACTTGATTATTTGAAGATTTCTAGCTAGAGTTCTATGGAACTTTGTTAGTTTAATCCAGACCTCATATGGAAAAAGACTCTGCAGGATTTCACCATCAGTAACAACACCAAATAAACACAAAATCACTCTATAGATCAAGTACTATCTGTTCACCTGAGCTTAAAAGGGGAAGTGCTAAGACAGAggcatgcctttttaaaaaagttatccaCATAACAACTCATAAGAAATCTTCTAAAGTCAGCATGGGTTAAGATGCAGACTGATCGTGTGTGATTCACTTGAAGTTATGGAGAAATTGAATTTTGGGAAGCAGGGAGGGTAATCATTTGTCTAGACAGATGAATTAGTCCGTTGGACTGAATATGTTTTGTTCTAGTGGGATTGCAGTGACTCTATGGGCAGCTAATGAAATAGTACCTctcaaaaaataaatcagtgttcATTTGTTAGTGACCTTGTAGTTTAAATTCTTTAAAATCGAGAGCTTGTTCAGAAGAATGGATACCAAGTGAATTAATAAATTACATAAGTACTGCAGTAACAATTAACTGTTTGGATTTCCCTTATTTCTGGACTCTGCCCTTGTTACACAACTCTTATaagtcaaatattttcatttggcgCTGTTTCAATGGAATATGTTTCAGATGTATCCAGTTTTTGTAAATCTTAGTCACACTGAAGCTTGAAAAACAGTATGTTTGCACTTGCTATAGCTCTACACCCAATAACTACATATTTGACAATAACAACTGCATACAGACAACAAAATGTGCTTACTTAACCACATTCAGTTATCCACCCAACTCCAGGTTTAACAACTGATGACTGAATACATGTGTTAAAAACAAAGACCACAAAACCAAGTCCTTATTTCAAGGCACTGTATGGagcaaagctttttttaaaaaaattctccctcTAGGACTCTGAAACTCATCACAATCCCACAATCCTTTGTCGCCACATCCCACACTCTGTTGGGGTCAAAGCAAGAAACCACGGCTGTTGTGATGGTGGGAACTGACAGGGTGATGCCGGGGGGAGAGTTCTAGAGACTTCTGGAGGGGTGAGATTCTCCTCGGGGGAGCTGTTGGCTATTTTCCCACCCAGTATAGGTGCTAGATGGCGTGGGTGGTTGATGTTTATCAGTGGCATGGTTGGGAGGTTAGGTGGTGCTGGGGGAGTAGGTAGAGCTTACATAAAGACTCCTATGAAGAGGAGTCAActactatattaaaaaaagaatccaGCTGATCACAAGCGTAGAGTGACAACTAAGGTTACAAGATAAAGTGCCAAATTAAAAGAAATAACTTCCAAATTTTATGGGGCAGCTTTCCATGTGCAATTAATTTTGGCCATAAATTTACTGCAGGAATAAATGACAGTATTAGATAGTATTAGATCACAATTTGACTGTACCCTGCAAACAGGTAGTTAGATGTCCAAAAGTCATTTGCATCCATGGGGCATGGATGGAAGATAGGCAAGTGGAAGCATCACAGGAGGTGGTCAGACACAACTGCACAAGTCTGGAGAGGTAGTCTAAG from Gopherus evgoodei ecotype Sinaloan lineage chromosome 2, rGopEvg1_v1.p, whole genome shotgun sequence includes:
- the LOC115646748 gene encoding transthyretin, with the protein product MAFHSVLLVFLAGLVFLSEAAPLVSHGSVDSKCPLMVKVLDAVRGSPAANVAVKVFKKAADGNWQDFATGKTTEFGEIHELTTDEQFVEGVYRIEFDTSSYWKGLGLSPFHEYADVVFTANDSGHRHYTIAALLSPFSYSTTAVVSNPQE